In Candidatus Nealsonbacteria bacterium DGGOD1a, one DNA window encodes the following:
- the dnaN gene encoding DNA polymerase III subunit beta — MKTKILQEKLQLAVTQVEKITGKDVTLPILGNILLKAEKNSLIAVATNLETGISWKLSSKTEEDGSVVLPAQTFSGLIRSFPGGSVVIETQGNSITIINDRRKSNLNGLSADDFPSLPVNTEGEQLMIRADVLCQALLQVVNFTSSSSVKPEITGVYLSFTKNEIKIVATDSFRLGEKTLVGQKQQTLSKDKSIILPLRAVKEIISIFGDKQKNINIFFTNNQITIDLSPDDDINQPHIQFISRLVEGEFPDYQAIIPVSFAASIVFSKKELLNHLKSASLFAGKNNEIGVKINEKEAVMAISSKSSDLGAYDSEMKLDGAAGKNISITFNCRFLEDGLNSIKNDKCVFEFSNEDGPGVLKPADDPSFIYILMPIKKNY; from the coding sequence ATGAAAACTAAAATCTTACAAGAAAAACTTCAACTAGCCGTAACTCAAGTGGAAAAAATCACCGGGAAAGATGTAACCTTGCCGATACTGGGAAATATTTTATTGAAAGCCGAAAAAAATTCCTTGATCGCGGTCGCGACCAATTTGGAAACCGGAATATCATGGAAGCTATCCTCAAAAACCGAAGAGGATGGAAGCGTGGTTTTGCCGGCGCAAACATTTTCGGGATTGATCAGGTCTTTTCCGGGCGGATCGGTTGTTATTGAAACACAAGGAAATTCAATTACAATCATCAACGATCGCCGAAAATCAAATTTAAACGGATTATCCGCGGATGATTTTCCGTCGTTGCCGGTTAACACCGAGGGGGAACAACTCATGATTCGCGCCGATGTTTTATGCCAAGCGTTGTTGCAAGTGGTGAATTTTACCAGTTCTTCTTCGGTTAAACCCGAGATTACGGGCGTTTATTTGAGTTTTACCAAAAACGAAATTAAAATTGTCGCCACCGACAGCTTCCGGTTGGGAGAGAAAACCCTTGTCGGGCAAAAACAGCAGACATTATCCAAAGACAAATCAATAATTCTTCCGTTGCGGGCGGTAAAAGAAATAATTTCAATATTTGGCGACAAACAAAAAAACATAAATATATTTTTTACAAACAACCAAATAACCATTGATTTGTCGCCGGATGACGATATAAACCAACCTCATATTCAGTTTATCAGCCGGCTGGTTGAAGGAGAATTTCCGGATTATCAGGCGATTATTCCGGTTTCTTTCGCGGCGAGTATCGTTTTTTCAAAAAAAGAATTATTGAATCATTTGAAATCAGCATCGCTTTTCGCGGGAAAAAACAACGAGATAGGCGTAAAAATAAACGAAAAAGAAGCGGTGATGGCGATTTCCAGCAAATCGTCGGATTTGGGCGCTTATGACAGTGAAATGAAATTGGACGGCGCGGCGGGAAAAAATATTTCAATCACTTTTAATTGCCGCTTTTTGGAAGACGGGTTAAATTCGATAAAAAACGATAAATGCGTTTTTGAGTTTTCAAACGAAGACGGCCCCGGAGTTTTAAAACCCGCCGACGATCCAAGTTTTATTTATATTTTAATGCCGATCAAGAAAAATTATTAA